The sequence cgttttgcaacaatcgctcaaaccgctttaaaccgctccaaatcgctctaaatcgctctgaacctcataaattcaaaagctggttccagctagcgtttgcggttgcgggcgtttgcgggaggataaaaaaaattattttttttccaaaacaatataaatacaaaaataaaaaaattcaataaaaaaattaaactgaaattataaaaatgctaaaatatatcaattaaattttaattaatattataaaactttaaaataaaaatattttctatatttttaaaaaatttaaactataactttctaaatataaattttatatttattataatattattatttttgatatttttataattgtataaaatgtaaatattgttaatttattatttaactgctgctgcatttggtagttaaccagtcataagtatcccgcaaacgcacaaatttctaaccgcataaccagtcgtacaaatctcttaaaaccgctagaaaccgcaaccacccgcatccgcaaactcccgcaaccgcaaccgcaaccgctgcggttaaaccagtcaggccctataTCGTCAACATCATATGATCATTTTATAGCTTGACGGAATATTCGAGGAAAGAAAGCTCCTTAGTGGGCCCTTACATGGGCCTAGTCTTTTTTGAACTCCACTCTTTTAGTCAGCTTTCTGAGCTAATGATATGTTTTACCTGGACTAGTCAAATTTGTATTAAACCAAGTTGAACCAGATTagtttatcttaatttttttaaccaataatctaattaaacaaaaatataatgaaactCTTCATCTAATAAAGAGTAGTAGCGCACGTCATGGGAAATAATAACAAAAGACTGGCGCTGGAGCACGTCGAACTAATTTTGGTGGATTTGATTGGTTTGGCACGTCAAATTCGGCTCTAAATCgacatttaattaatatatcaattaatatataggtttGTTTGGTGTAAGTATTGGGGTATAACCAACAAAACTAGGGCTATCAGCTATGCTTGGTAATGGTTTTATGcgttagaagaaaaaaatccaTCATGTAGTAAGGAAAAGTGGCTTTAAGTCTTTTTAAAAGGCTTTAAAAGCTTTTAGATCAATAAAGTCTAACTGAATAGTTAGACTACAACCGTAGAAATTTTACTACATAATTTAgtctttaaaattttttgataaTGTAACTAATATAGTTGTAAAAATTTAATgagaaacataataaaaaaagaaacagattcATACGTCTATATCTTTttactttagaaaaaaaagttcataGTTTTTTGGCTCTAGCTTTAAAAAGTACATAAATCATGATTGGTAAACTCTATAGTTATAGAtagaaactaaaattaaataacaatcCAACCAATCAACTCCAATGACTTTTAAGGCTTTTTAGAATTAGCTTAAAGCTTTTAGACATTTCACAACTAAAAActgaattttatttaaacaaaaataggGAAAGAGAGACGTGTCAGATACTAATACGAGTCTCTTCTTCTCTGTTAAAGTAAAAAACTCTACGTAAAAGAGATCTTAATCCGCTTTTTCCCATTTTAAAAATCAGATATAAATaagaaaggaagaaagaaagaaagaaaatcattagTGAAGTTTAAAACAGCTTTCGTCTCTTCTTCGCTCTCTCTATTatccttcaaatctttccccttttcttcctcctcctcctaatCGTTTCCAAAGTCATAATCAGGTTCCTGCTTCGGGActcgctcttcttcttctttcttccaaTTCTTATTCTCAATTGCTGCTTCATTTGTtcgttcttttctttcatcttcttctttagcGCGATTCAACTTAAGCATTTTCAGTGGGTTTCGCaaattttcaatctttttttgcTTTGATTGTGTTTCGTTGGTTTCTTGCTTCGTGACAACTCGAAGAAGCAAATTGCGATGTTCTGTTTCTAATTTGAGATTCCATTTCCACCATGAAAGATTTTCTTGGAAAATTCTCAGGCGTAGAAGAAGTATGAGTAGCAACGACGACGATCCTCAGACGAAGCCTGAGACTTCTTCCGACGGAGCTGTCTCGCGATCAGCTCGGACCTCCTTTCAAGCCGTCTCTGACTGCCTTCGTGCGATTTCCTCCGGCGCTTCCACCGTCGCTCGCTCCGCCGCTTCCGCCGCCTCTTCCGTCGTTAACCCAGACGCCGACTCTCTTCACGACAAGgtataaaaaaaagttgacaACTTTGATATAATGGGTCACGATAAACTTGCTTTGGGTGCAAGATTCATTAGGGTTAGGGTTGATAGCTTTTAAAGATTGAACCTTTAGCCTTTGTGTTGAGAAAAAGTTTGATAGCTTTAGGTGCAAGATtcattagggttagggttaatAGCTTTTAAAAGATTGAACCTTTAGTCTTTGTGTTGCTCTTTTGATGCCTCAGGTACTATGGGCGGGGTTTGATAAGCTAGAGAGAGAGGATGGCGACACTCGGAGAGTTCTTCTACTTGCGTTTCGCTCTGGTTTCCAAATCTGGGATGTTGAAGACACTGGGAACGTCCATGTCATTGTCTCTGCTCACGACGGACACGCAGCCTTTATGCAGATGCTACCTTACCCGCTAGTCTCCGAGGAGATAGACGATGCGTTTGCTGAGAGCCGTCCGCTTTTGGCTGTGTGTGGTGACAGCTCTTGGGTGGAGATTTTAGATATAGAGAGCTCTTCTGATAACACTGAAAGTGAGACCGTAGTGCCTACGCATGTGAATGTCTACTCGTTAAAGTCAAACTCTTATGTGCATAAGTTGAAGTTCGAGTCTGTCATCTACACCATCAGGTGCAGTTCTCGGATCGTTGCCGTGCTACAATCAGATCAGGTTCGAAGTTTTTTGTCATATTGTGTTTGATTTTGTATCTCTTCTGAAACTAACAAGTGACTTTTGCAGATTCATTGCTTTGATGCTAAGACGTTGGTGGAGGAATACAATATCCACACTAACTCCATCGCGTATGGCTCATTGGGTGTTGGATATGGTCCTCTTGCCGTTGGTCCACGATGGATCGCTTATAGCGGGAGTCGTATTGATGAGTCTAGCTCCACGGTTTTCACTTCAGAGCTTCTCCCACTGTCATCATCACCCGGTGTTGCACAGTTTGCAATAGAATCGAGCAAACATATTGTAACTGGGATAGCGAGGCTTGGAGGCAAAGGGTACAAGTCGTTGTCTAACTTCTGCGCAGAGGGTCTGCCCAATCCGTATCTTCCTGGCTTTAAGGGCATTGGAGGAGCTGCTACTGACAAAGCGCAAGACGCTGAGAGCATAGGAATGGTAAAACTCTCAAATATTTCCTCTCAAGTTGTGTTGAGTTTCCATTGATACATAGACTTggtggtgtgtgtgtgtgtgtgcaggTTATAATCAGTGATGTTATAAGCAAAAGCGTGATATGTCAGTTTAAGGCACACAAGAATCCGATTTCAGCTTTGAGCTTTGATCCAAGTGGGATGCTTTTGGTGTCTGCTTCGACTCAAGGCCACAATATAAACGTGTTCAAGATAATGCCGAGAATCTCTAACACTAGTGATGCGCCGCCCATAGAGTGTTTTATGCATTTGTTCAGGCTCCATCGTGGCTATACTTATGCGGTAAGCAGAGAGCTCTTCACTTTCCtgtattttaaaaagtattattattgatatttttgttcttgCAGGTGATACAAGACATGAGTTTCAGCAATGATAGCAGTTTGATAGTGGTTAGCTCGTCAAGAGGGACAAGTCATGTGTTTGAGATCAATCCCGAGAGAGAGGCGCATATTCCTGTAACTCTGTCACCTGTTATTAGGATAAGAAGCCGAGACATCAGCGGATGGATGGGGACAGTGAGCGGTGCTGCAGCTGCGGCGGCTGGAAtggttggaggaggaggaggagtgaTAGGTCCCTTGCCAAGAGATCTCAATGTTgatcaataataataagaacACAAGTTGTTTTGGGTAGATAAGTCTAcctctttttgtctttttcatttctttaaaTAGAGATTACAAGAAGCAAATAACAGAAGCAAACAACGTGAAAGGAAAGTGGAGTCATTGACTCCTACATTGCAGGAAAATGGGAAAGGTGGAGAACATAGTGCTTTGACTTGTTCTCTTATTGAAATTCAAATACTtactaaaaaatctaattgTGCAGATATTTTCGGTTGAGCTTATGTGGCCTTGAAGTCCTTCTTGGTGCCACCTCAGCATCGACTTGTACTCCTCCATCTTGTATCCTATCATCACTCTCTTCCTCGGAAAGAACCTTGTCCTCAAGGTTCAGCTGAAACATTGGAAAGCTTGTGATGAACTGTTCTTGCTCCTCCCAAGTTGCTTCCTCAACAGGCAAGTCAGTCCAATGAACAAGTAGCTCGATTATAGTGGTTGCGTCTTTGCGTACCTCACGCGTTTTTAGTATCTTGAATGGAACAAGGCGTAGTGTACCAGACTCCTTCAAAGGTGGTAGCTGAACAGAGACAGGATCATCGTTTCCAACTCTCTTCTTCAACAAGGAAACGTGGAAGACTGGGTGAATTCTTGCAGTTGATGGTAACGTAAGCTTGTAGGCTACCTTACCCACCCGTGACTCGATCTGAAAGGGGCCGTAGTAACGATTGGCCAGTTTCTGGGAAGAGCGTCTGAGAACTGTCATCTGGCGGTAGGGTTGGAGTCGTAGGTAGACCCAATCACCAACATTGTATTCCACATCCCGGCGACTCGTATCTGCCTGTTGCTTCATGCGATTGTTTGATGTCTCCAGGTGCTGTTTGAGTTCGTTGAGTAGCTCGTCCCTGTTGTGTAACTGCTCATCAAGCTCACCAACTAGTGTAGAGCCAATTTCATACCTTGGAATGGCAGGCGGAGTGCGGCCGTATAGAACCTGAAATGGGGTTGTGTTTGTGCTGGAATGGAATGTGGTGTTGTACCAATATTGAGCCCATGGAAGGAAGGAACTCCATTGCTTCGGTCGTTGCTGTACAAAGCAACGGAGGAACTGTTCAATGCATCTGTTGACGACCTCTGTCTGGCCGTCTGTTTGGGGATGGTAGGCGGTGGACATACGCAAGGTGGTTCCTGAAAGACGCCACAATTCCTTCCAGAAGTGGCTGAGGAAGATCGGGTCGCGATCACTAAGGATGGAACGAGGCAGACCGTGGAGTTTGACCACTGTCTCGATGAACTTTGCTGCAACGGTGGAGGCTGTGTATGGATGAGACAAGGCGACAAGGTGAGAAAATTTACTGAGACGATCAACAATGACTAAGATTGACGTGAAAGCACCGGACCGAGGTAACCCATCGACAAAGTCCATGGAGATATCTTCCCAAACCTGCTCGGGAATAGGCAAGGGTTGAAGTAGACCGGCCGGGGACATGGTCTGGGACTTGGCGCGTTGGCAAGTGTCACAACGCGAGATATAGTCGGCGACTGATCTGTGCATCGAGGGCCAATAGAAGTGGTGAGATAGGCGTTTGAAGGTTCGAAGAACGCCTGAGTGGCCTCCCAACGTGGTGTCGTGATGCTCGTGAAGCAGTTGCTGGACAAGGGGTGATGTTGGTGGAATCACAACGCGGTTGTTGTAACATACGAGCCCATCACGCCAGGAGTAGGGTCGGCCAGGGTTCTCTGTTGCTGCGACTCCTATGCGTTGGAGGTAGGGGTCCTTTGAAGCCAAGTCGCGGAGGTCAGTCCACAAGGAGGAATGGGGAACTGAGATTGTTGCGAGAAGAGGACTCTCAGGGACCCGTGAAAGAGCATCAGCTGCGGAGTTGGTTTTACCTGGTTTGTAAACGATATCGTAATCATATCCAACAAGTTTTGCCATCCATTTTTGTTGCTCGGGGGTGAGAATTCTTTGCTCCAACATATATCGTAAGCTGCGTTGGTCGGTTTGAATGGTGAACTTGCGCCCCAGTATATAAGGACGCCATGTGCGAATAGCCACTATTATTGCAAGCATCTCACGTGCATATGTCGACCAAGCCTTTTTCTGTACTCCGAGAGATCGGCTCATGAAAGCAATAGGTTGGCCCTGCTGTGATAGGACTGCTCCAATGCCATCACCGGAAGCGTCGGTTTCAATGACAAAGGGTTTGGAGAAGTCAGGCAGTGCGAGCGTTGGTGTTGATGTCATGGCGGTTTTGAGGTTGTTGAAGGCCTGATCTGCAGCACAATCCCAAACAAATTTCCCTTTGCGTAATAGGTTAGTCAAAGGTCTAGCGATCAAACCATAGTTGCGGACGAACTTGCGATAGTAGCCCGTGAGGCCGAGGAAACCTCGTAGCTCGGTGACTGTAGTGGGGACTGGCCATGCTGTCATTGCACTGACTTTGGATTGATCGACAGTAACCCCGGTGTTGGAGATGATGTGGCCCAAGTACTCAAGCTCTCGTTTTCCAAATTCACATTTTTTGAACTTCACGGACAGCCGATGCTGCTGTATGATGGTGAAGACTTCGCGGACATGTTGTAGATGGAGCTCCCAAGTTGGGCTGTAGATGAGTATGTCGTCAAAGAACACGAGCACAAACTTTCGCATAAACGGTCTGAAGATATCATTCATGAGGGCCTGGAATGTTGAGGGTGCGTTGCAaagaccaaatggcatgacgAGATACTCGAAGTGTCCGTGATGTGTCCTGAAAGCGGTTTTGTGAATATCGGAAGGGTGCATCCTGACCTGATGAAACCCCGCGGTAAGGTCTAGTTTGGTGAAGAAGGCGGAGCCGTGTAGTTCGTCGAGCATATCCTCGACGGTGGGTATCGGGAAACGGTCTTTGATTGTGGCTGAGTTGAGTGCCCTGTAGTCAGTGCAAAATCGCCACGAACCATCTTTCTTTTTCACGAGGAGTACCGGAGAAGAGAAAGGGCTAGAGCTTGTCTGTATGATTCCGGCGTTGAGCATTTCTGTGACCTGTTTCTCGATCTCATCCTTCTGAAAGTAAGCATAACGGTAGGGACGGACATTGATCGGGTTTGTACCTTCCTTAAGCGTGATTTGGTGTTCAATTTCGCGGTGCGGAGGAAGACCGTCTGGTGTTGAAAAGATCCCATCGAATTCAGTGAGGAGGAGACGGATGTCGTCGTTCAGCTCCTTCAAGTCCGGCGTCGTCTCCGGTGAGCAAATCGCAAGAAGGAAATTTCCTTGTCGTAACTCCTTTGCGACATCCTCTTTCGTGGTGGGCTGAATCTTTGATTTGGTAAGCCCAGTAAGAACATGTGTTCGGCCTCCCCAATAGAACTGCAGAGTTTGGGCCTTCCAATCGGTTAGTATTGGGCCGAGGTTTTGTAACCATTGAATGCCCAATACCAAATCAAGGCCCACAAGAGGAAGGGCGTACAGGGTGATTTGAAACTGAGCTTCGCCGATCTGAATATTGACGTCATTGAACTGTCGACGGCACTGTAATGGTTCTCCGTTGGCCACACGAACAGAAAAAGCTTTTGTTGGTGTTTCGACTAACCGGAGTGCACGAGCCACCTTCTCGCTGATGAAGTTGTGGGTTGAGCCACTATCGACGAGGGCGTGGAGGCTCTGGCGGTTGATGACGGCGTGAAGACGCATCGTTGTGGGCGAATCCCAACCGGTAAGGGCATTGAGGGTGATTTCTGGTGTATCATCCTCCTCATCAATCTCGTCGTCCTTGTCATCATCGTTGATGCTCTCCATGATGAAGATTTGTGGGTTGACGCATTTGTGTCCGGGAGTGTATTTGTCGTCGCAACTGAAGCAAAGACCAAGACTGCGctttctcttcatctcctcccaagtgagcttttTTGGAGTCTGCGGAGGGCGCTGTTGTTGTGGCATGGGGGTCATGGTCTTAGACTGGGAATTGGAGTTGCTCGAGTAGTTGCGAGGTATGAAGCtccgtttttgtttttgtagttGGTCATCTTTCATTCTGGC is a genomic window of Brassica napus cultivar Da-Ae chromosome A2, Da-Ae, whole genome shotgun sequence containing:
- the LOC106420848 gene encoding autophagy-related protein 18f-like gives rise to the protein MSSNDDDPQTKPETSSDGAVSRSARTSFQAVSDCLRAISSGASTVARSAASAASSVVNPDADSLHDKVLWAGFDKLEREDGDTRRVLLLAFRSGFQIWDVEDTGNVHVIVSAHDGHAAFMQMLPYPLVSEEIDDAFAESRPLLAVCGDSSWVEILDIESSSDNTESETVVPTHVNVYSLKSNSYVHKLKFESVIYTIRCSSRIVAVLQSDQIHCFDAKTLVEEYNIHTNSIAYGSLGVGYGPLAVGPRWIAYSGSRIDESSSTVFTSELLPLSSSPGVAQFAIESSKHIVTGIARLGGKGYKSLSNFCAEGLPNPYLPGFKGIGGAATDKAQDAESIGMVIISDVISKSVICQFKAHKNPISALSFDPSGMLLVSASTQGHNINVFKIMPRISNTSDAPPIECFMHLFRLHRGYTYAVIQDMSFSNDSSLIVVSSSRGTSHVFEINPEREAHIPVTLSPVIRIRSRDISGWMGTVSGAAAAAAGMVGGGGGGSLQGSTTSTFSYCVEQQNKNTHYGSTASDNSSVTRNLLVFAPSGCMTQYALKAGEGGEALVMTGIDSESGAETEGPVVRIRRWYMVQNRSRREMQDQQRDVYGGGGATSGSGSNVFPEIVRKESAEEEPWKANKKGKARRVVDNNHQLYVSQTELRMYQPSHLPLWEWDNCRFVKLVLDVDEESNGEMEIEKIKGQTIEARTRGSHPVWG